One segment of Brassica napus cultivar Da-Ae chromosome C3, Da-Ae, whole genome shotgun sequence DNA contains the following:
- the LOC106373350 gene encoding uncharacterized protein LOC106373350: MDLMVSDLLTDDLNWNRARVEKFLPELSTKIMSLHPSRSGMEDRFIWQPLPTGTNSTRSGYFSASKKVKEQSTNTDDNFNWIREVWRHKCSLKLRLFLWSIINNALPLGENLQKRGILSTTNCTKCNEQETKMHIFFTCPFAVEVWKSIPLRNAVHIAAGMDFKEALLRFKDAVCLPPTEIVGSILPWVLWSLWTSRNAVLFDSKEITPEETATTGLRLALEWNQAQDKRIKSNPLLGRARTKNNRSTTAPLRNNSISCKTDAAWNETRNKAGLAWNFSGPQVSRTIIGSSTQEFISSPLVAEALAVRAAMEAAKELGFINLNVFSDSTTLIRAINGRIQRKELIGIISDIQSISSGFTSLSFSHIPRLENSLSDSIAKEALHHSVTSSVAG; encoded by the coding sequence ATGGATCTAATGGTCTCGGATCTCCTAACAGACGATCTAAATTGGAACAGAGCAAGGGTTGAAAAATTCTTACCTGAGCTTTCAACAAAGATCATGAGCCTACATCCGAGTAGAAGCGGAATGGAAGACAGATTTATTTGGCAACCCCTACCAACAGGAACCAACTCAACACGATCGGGTTATTTCTCTgcatccaaaaaggtcaaaGAGCAATCAACGAACACAGATGACAACTTTAATTGGATCAGAGAGGTGTGGAGACACAAATGCTCACTGAAACTGAGACTCTTCCTCTGGTCCATCATCAACAATGCGCTGCCCTTGGGGGAAAACCTCCAGAAGAGAGGAATCTTATCAACTACAAACTGCACAAAGTGCAATGAGCAAGAGACTaaaatgcatattttttttaccTGCCCTTTTGCAGTGGAAGTGTGGAAGAGCATACCACTAAGAAATGCAGTTCACATAGCTGCAGGTATGGATTTCAAAGAGGCACTTTTGCGCTTTAAGGATGCCGTCTGTCTACCGCCGACTGAGATCGTGGGCTCCATTCTTCCTTGGGTGCTCTGGTCTCTTTGGACATCACGAAACGCCGTTCTCTTCGACTCAAAGGAGATCACACCTGAGGAAACTGCCACAACAGGTCTACGCTTAGCATTGGAATGGAATCAAGCCCAAGATAAAAGGATCAAAAGCAACCCCCTACTTGGAAGAGCTCGAACGAAGAACAACAGATCGACAACGGCTCCCCTCAGGAATAACTCGATCTCATGCAAGACAGACGCAGCCTGGAACGAGACGAGAAACAAGGCAGGGCTAGCATGGAACTTTTCAGGTCCCCAAGTCTCCAGAACGATAATAGGCTCCTCCACACAAGAGTTCATCTCATCCCCTCTAGTTGCAGAAGCGTTAGCAGTGCGAGCAGCCATGGAAGCGGCAAAGGAGCTAGGCTTCATCAACCTCAACGTCTTCTCAGACAGTACAACGCTCATCAGAGCAATCAACGGCAGGATCCAGAGGAAAGAGTTGATTGGAATCATCAGCGATATACAATCAATCTCATCTGGATTCAcctctctatctttctctcATATCCCTAGATTGGAAAATTCTCTTTCGGACTCTATCGCCAAAGAGGCTCTTCATCATTCTGTAACGAGCTCTGTAGCGGGCTaa
- the LOC125583998 gene encoding dirigent protein 6-like yields MASLVEKQLLKSLFSFFLLVLFSHTVFSSRKTFDQRKPCKHFSFYFHDILYDGDNVANATSAAIVSPPGLGNFKFGKFVIFDGPITMDKNYLSEPLARAQGFYFYDMKMDFNAWFCYTLVFNSTQHKGTLNIMGADLMMEPTRDLSVVGGTGDFFMARGIATFVTDIFQGAKYFRVKMDVKLYEC; encoded by the coding sequence ATGGCATCTCTTGTAGAGAAACAACTCCTTAAGTCCCTCTTCTCATTCTTCTTATTAGTCCTCTTTTCCCATACAGTTTTTTCGTCCCGAAAAACATTTGATCAGAGAAAACCTTGCAAACACTTCTCCTTCTACTTTCATGACATCCTCTACGATGGTGACAATGTAGCAAACGCAACCTCAGCCGCTATAGTGAGCCCGCCAGGATTAGGAAACTTCAAGTTCGGTAAGTTTGTGATCTTTGATGGCCCCATAACAATGGACAAGAACTATCTCTCAGAACCTCTAGCTCGCGCACAAGGCTTCTATTTCTATGACATGAAGATGGACTTCAATGCGTGGTTTTGCTACACCTTGGTGTTTAACTCGACGCAACACAAAGGGACATTGAACATAATGGGTGCGGATTTGATGATGGAGCCGACAAGAGATCTATCGGTCGTGGGTGGGACGGGTGATTTCTTCATGGCTCGTGGGATCGCTACCTTCGTGACGGATATATTTCAAGGGGCTAAGTATTTCCGTGTTAAGATGGATGTTAAACTCTATGAATGTTAG